From Chryseobacterium salivictor, a single genomic window includes:
- a CDS encoding DUF5689 domain-containing protein yields the protein MNFKQYFKTAFVVAVSALAVSSCVNNDDWDTPPINCQNKFDAANISMADFKAKAPSTGYLLIKDDLIFDAYVVSSDENGNFYKTISFQDKPENPTAGLQMEVDRASNYADFPVGTHIRINAKGLRLGLDRGSVKIGSVDPNFAIGRIPGALFSRYISAVCNGNTMDIVTIKPTALPGLSAAMQDKYINTLVTVPNVQFNIADLYPVNKTYIEYVAGAGVDTDRKIEDAIGGSTVLRSSGFASYGASLLPKGSGSLTFVVSKYNSGYQMLIRSLNDVNIPPTGTRFNPNPPKGGTDITYPSTFTENFESYPANTAAPYFNTFPKYINDAVLGVRNWEIRTFSSNKYIQLTSFGATTSNNSGTTAVETFFIVPVNFTPGKKLSFDVNVGSFNGAALKVYTSTNYKPLGDVTSATLTDITTNFTLPVLPTSGYGTLAPAGSYVFPAGLSGNGFIMFKYTGNGAGVTTTIQLDNIKVE from the coding sequence ATGAATTTTAAACAATATTTTAAAACCGCTTTTGTAGTTGCTGTATCGGCACTTGCAGTAAGCTCTTGTGTAAATAATGATGATTGGGATACGCCGCCGATTAATTGTCAAAATAAATTTGATGCTGCAAATATCTCGATGGCCGATTTCAAAGCCAAGGCACCATCAACAGGTTATTTATTAATTAAAGACGATCTTATTTTTGACGCATATGTCGTTTCATCTGACGAAAATGGAAATTTCTACAAAACCATTTCTTTCCAGGATAAACCGGAAAATCCGACTGCAGGTTTGCAAATGGAAGTAGACAGAGCAAGTAATTATGCAGATTTCCCTGTGGGAACGCATATCAGAATTAATGCTAAAGGTTTACGGTTAGGTTTAGATCGTGGTTCCGTGAAAATCGGTTCTGTAGATCCTAACTTCGCAATCGGGAGAATTCCGGGAGCATTATTTTCAAGATATATTTCGGCAGTTTGCAATGGAAATACGATGGATATCGTCACCATCAAACCTACTGCATTACCAGGTTTAAGCGCTGCAATGCAGGACAAATACATCAATACTTTGGTGACTGTTCCTAATGTACAGTTTAATATCGCCGACCTCTATCCGGTAAACAAAACATATATTGAGTATGTTGCCGGAGCTGGCGTAGATACCGACAGAAAAATTGAAGACGCCATTGGCGGATCTACTGTGCTGAGAAGTTCAGGTTTTGCAAGTTACGGAGCAAGTCTTCTACCTAAAGGCAGCGGCAGTTTGACTTTTGTTGTAAGCAAATATAATTCAGGTTATCAAATGTTAATCAGAAGCCTGAATGACGTCAATATTCCACCAACAGGAACAAGGTTCAACCCGAATCCACCAAAAGGAGGTACAGATATCACCTATCCTTCTACTTTCACGGAAAATTTTGAAAGTTACCCTGCAAATACAGCCGCACCGTACTTTAACACTTTCCCAAAATACATCAATGATGCCGTTTTAGGGGTAAGAAATTGGGAAATAAGAACTTTCTCGAGCAATAAGTATATTCAGCTGACGTCTTTTGGAGCAACAACTTCAAACAATTCGGGAACTACCGCGGTTGAGACCTTTTTTATCGTACCGGTAAACTTCACTCCAGGTAAAAAACTTTCATTTGATGTGAATGTAGGTTCTTTTAACGGAGCTGCTTTGAAAGTATATACCTCAACCAATTATAAACCATTGGGAGATGTAACTTCTGCTACCTTAACAGATATTACCACCAACTTTACACTTCCTGTATTGCCTACTTCAGGTTACGGAACCTTGGCGCCAGCTGGAAGCTATGTGTTCCCTGCAGGTTTGTCAGGTAACGGTTTTATTATGTTTAAATATACTGGAAACGGAGCTGGTGTAACTACAACCATCCAGTTAGATAATATCAAAGTAGAGTAA
- a CDS encoding DUF6702 family protein, translated as MKKHLYISWVFALMLLMSFAVADFYSSMTKVDYLEASKTLKFTTKLNTAHISDAIKINPNTAGFEAEVKRYVNNNFDLYVNGSPKTLTFTGSQVNGESVWVYFEANGISEISTIRIKNTILLSSFPKQFNLVNIAYKGNQRTMNFQRGKEVNEVSF; from the coding sequence ATGAAAAAGCATTTATATATTTCCTGGGTTTTTGCATTGATGCTCCTGATGAGTTTTGCGGTTGCAGACTTTTATTCGTCAATGACAAAAGTAGATTACCTCGAAGCAAGTAAAACATTGAAATTTACCACGAAATTAAATACCGCTCATATATCCGACGCCATCAAAATAAATCCCAACACTGCAGGCTTTGAAGCAGAGGTTAAAAGATACGTGAATAACAATTTTGATTTATACGTGAATGGAAGCCCAAAAACGCTGACTTTTACAGGGAGTCAGGTTAACGGGGAATCAGTCTGGGTATATTTTGAAGCAAACGGGATATCGGAAATCAGCACCATCAGAATCAAAAATACAATTCTGCTGAGTTCTTTCCCAAAACAGTTTAATCTGGTCAATATCGCGTACAAAGGAAATCAGCGGACCATGAATTTTCAAAGAGGTAAGGAAGTGAATGAAGTGAGTTTTTAA